From the genome of Sander lucioperca isolate FBNREF2018 chromosome 1, SLUC_FBN_1.2, whole genome shotgun sequence, one region includes:
- the si:ch1073-44g3.1 gene encoding UPF0461 protein C5orf24 homolog isoform X1 gives MLWLPEGEKKMMHQVTNSNSDFCMSELAEDCHPASHFDLCSTQSNKFYPSPTTPGLQLSLASLAPLPQGMHKAMVCQMQDTQNDFQPQTVRIRGSEAAGPDGSKKKKGTGKSGRRGRPSGTTKSAGYRTSTGRPLGTTRAAGFKTSPGRPLGTTKAAGYKVSPGRPPGSIKSLARLKKLEFGCDSAKKLDFSNCSVPKKLDFTGCDVPPFPYTMMEKRPLCEPSAKVDESSE, from the exons ATGTTGTGGCTGCCAGAGGGGGAAAAG AAAATGATGCATCAAGTGaccaacagcaacagtgactttTGTATGAGTGAACTGGCAGAAGACTGTCATCCAGCCAGCCACTTCGATTTATGTAGCACACAATCCAACAAATTCTACCCCTCTCCGACAACCCCTGGTCTGCAGCTGTCCCTTGCCAGCCTAGCCCCTTTGCCACAGGGCATGCACAAGGCCATGGTATGTCAAATGCAAGACACCCAGAATGACTTCCAGCCTCAGACAGTGAGAATCAGGGGCAGTGAGGCTGCAGGGCCCGATGGCTCTAAGAAGAAGAAGGGCACAGGGAAGTCGGGGCGGAGAGGGAGGCCATCAGGGACCACAAAGTCAGCTGGTTACCGTACAAGTACTGGGCGTCCACTTGGGACAACTAGAGCAGCTGGATTCAAAACCAGCCCAGGGAGGCCCCTCGGTACCACCAAAGCAGCAGGATATAAGGTCAGCCCCGGCAGGCCCCCCGGCAGCATCAAGAGTCTAGCTCGGCTCAAGAAGCTGGAGTTTGGTTGTGACAGTGCCAAGAAACTTGACTTTAGCAACTGTAGTGTTCCCAAGAAACTAGACTTCACTGGCTGTGATGTTCCACCTTTTCCATACACCATGATGGAGAAAAGACCCCTCTGTGAGCCCAGTGCCAAGGTGGATGAAAGCAGCGAATAG
- the si:ch1073-44g3.1 gene encoding UPF0461 protein C5orf24 homolog isoform X2: protein MMHQVTNSNSDFCMSELAEDCHPASHFDLCSTQSNKFYPSPTTPGLQLSLASLAPLPQGMHKAMVCQMQDTQNDFQPQTVRIRGSEAAGPDGSKKKKGTGKSGRRGRPSGTTKSAGYRTSTGRPLGTTRAAGFKTSPGRPLGTTKAAGYKVSPGRPPGSIKSLARLKKLEFGCDSAKKLDFSNCSVPKKLDFTGCDVPPFPYTMMEKRPLCEPSAKVDESSE from the coding sequence ATGATGCATCAAGTGaccaacagcaacagtgactttTGTATGAGTGAACTGGCAGAAGACTGTCATCCAGCCAGCCACTTCGATTTATGTAGCACACAATCCAACAAATTCTACCCCTCTCCGACAACCCCTGGTCTGCAGCTGTCCCTTGCCAGCCTAGCCCCTTTGCCACAGGGCATGCACAAGGCCATGGTATGTCAAATGCAAGACACCCAGAATGACTTCCAGCCTCAGACAGTGAGAATCAGGGGCAGTGAGGCTGCAGGGCCCGATGGCTCTAAGAAGAAGAAGGGCACAGGGAAGTCGGGGCGGAGAGGGAGGCCATCAGGGACCACAAAGTCAGCTGGTTACCGTACAAGTACTGGGCGTCCACTTGGGACAACTAGAGCAGCTGGATTCAAAACCAGCCCAGGGAGGCCCCTCGGTACCACCAAAGCAGCAGGATATAAGGTCAGCCCCGGCAGGCCCCCCGGCAGCATCAAGAGTCTAGCTCGGCTCAAGAAGCTGGAGTTTGGTTGTGACAGTGCCAAGAAACTTGACTTTAGCAACTGTAGTGTTCCCAAGAAACTAGACTTCACTGGCTGTGATGTTCCACCTTTTCCATACACCATGATGGAGAAAAGACCCCTCTGTGAGCCCAGTGCCAAGGTGGATGAAAGCAGCGAATAG
- the atp5po gene encoding ATP synthase subunit O, mitochondrial, which translates to MAALMLGQQVRQFSTSVVRPASKLVKPPIQVYGVEGRYATALFSAASKQNNLDQVEQELKKVSLLIKDPNLSGIVMNPHVRRSVKQKTFNDALTKAKVSPITVNLINVLSDNGRLPRTGDVITAFGKMMSAHRGEVICTVTTAQPLDEANLADLKVALKGFLQKGETIKLETKSDSSILGGMIVSIGDKYVDMSTKTKIQKLTKLMRET; encoded by the exons ATGGCAGCACTCATGCTAGGGCAGCAG GTCCGCCAGTTCAGCACGTCTGTGGTCAGACCTGCATCAAAACTGGTTAAG CCTCCCATCCAGGTTTATGGAGTGGAGGGCCGCTATGCCACTGCTCTGTTCTCAGCGGCCAGTAAGCAGAACAATCTGGACCAAGTGGAGCAGGAGCTCAAAAAAGTGTCT CTTCTGATCAAGGACCCCAATCTTTCTGGTATTGTGATGAATCCTCATGTAAGGCGCAGCGTCAAGCAGAAGACTTTCAATGATGCTCTTACAAAGGCCAAGGTTTCACCCATCACTGTCAACCTCATCA atgttttgtCTGACAACGGTCGTCTTCCTCGAACTGGTGATGTTATCACTGCCTTTGGCAAGATGATGAGTGCACACCGTGGAGAGGTCATCTGCACCGTCACCACTGCTCAG CCTTTGGATGAAGCTAATCTTGCTGACCTGAAAGTAGCGCTCAAGGGCTTCCTTCAGAAGGGTGAAACTATCAAGCTAGAAACAAAG TCTGATTCTTCAATCCTGGGGGGCATGATCGTCAGTATCGGGGACAAGTACGTGGAcatgtccaccaaaacaaagaTTCAGAAGCTGACCAAGCTCATGAGAGAAACTTAA
- the LOC116064419 gene encoding serine/threonine-protein phosphatase 2A catalytic subunit alpha isoform, giving the protein MDDKSFTKELDGWIEQLNECKQLSENQVKVLCEKAKEILTKESNVQEVRCPVTVCGDVHGQFHDLMELFKIGGKSPDTNYLFMGDYVDRGYYSVETVSLLVSLKVRFRERITILRGNHESRQITQVYGFYDECLRKYGNANVWKYFTDLFDYLPLTALVDNQIFCLHGGLSPSIDTLEHIRALDRLQEVPHEGPMCDLLWSDPDDRGGWGISPRGAGYTFGQDISETFNHANGLTLVSRAHQLVMEGYNWCHDRNVVTIFSAPNYCYRCGNQAAIMELDDTLKYSFLQFDPAPRRGEPHVTRRTPDYFL; this is encoded by the exons ATGGACGACAAGTCATTCACCAAGGAGCTGGACGGATGGATTGAACAACTGAATGAGTGCAAACAGTTGAGCGAGAATCAGGTCAAAGTCCTATGTGAAAAG GCCAAGGAGATCCTGACAAAGGAGTCCAATGTGCAGGAGGTGAGATGTCCGGTGACAGTCTGCGGAGATGTCCATGGTCAGTTTCATGACCTAATGGAGCTGTTTAAGATCGGAGGGAAGTCTCCAGACACTAACTATCTCTTCATGGGAGACTATGTTGACAGAGGCTACTATTCTGTGGAGACAGTTAGTCTCCTGGTTTCTcttaag GTAAGGTTCCGTGAACGAATCACAATTCTCAGAGGGAACCATGAGAGCAGACAGATCACACAAGTGTACGGCTTCTACGACGAGTGCTTAAGGAAATATGGAAATGCCAATGTTTGGAAGTACTTCACAGATCTGTTTGACTATCTGCCCCTTACCGCACTGGTAGATAATCAG ATTTTCTGCCTCCATGGAGGATTGTCCCCTTCAAtagacacactggaacacatCAGAGCGCTGGATCGCTTGCAGGAGGTTCCTCATGAG GGTCCAATGTGTGACTTGTTATGGTCAGACCCAGATGACCGTGGTGGTTGGGGCATCTCCCCCCGTGGTGCTGGTTACACCTTCGGGCAGGACATTTCCGAGACCTTCAACCACGCAAACGGCCTAACTTTGGTTTCTAGAGCCCACCAGCTGGTGATGGAG GGATATAATTGGTGCCACGACCGCAATGTAGTGACCATCTTCAGTGCACCAAACTATTGTTATCGTTGTGGAAACCAGGCAGCAATCATGGAACTTGATGACACATTGAAATACTCCTT CCTACAGTTCGACCCTGCACCTCGCAGAGGAGAGCCGCATGTGACGCGGCGCACGCCAGACTATTTCCTGTAA